Proteins encoded together in one Mercenaria mercenaria strain notata chromosome 18, MADL_Memer_1, whole genome shotgun sequence window:
- the LOC123539500 gene encoding frizzled-5-like, with amino-acid sequence MKKSKMENFVVVFLVLVAAGMTEGDKKQCQEITIPMCKGIGYNYTYMPNEFNHDSQDEAGLEVHQFWPLVEIQCSPDLKFFLCSMYAPICMENYKPHLPACRSVCERAKSGCAPLMRQYGFVWPERMDCSKLPYYGEKGKLCMDRNITDSSSTDRPPRPPQGQRTTHKPTGPAATPKKKLDTDIINPHTDLDDWEKYMNNPNFNDVNGILDPYKTLIEEHACSCKCRLQPIDESSPYYNKVTSGGLKNCGMNCTSPYLNEDEKTFAAFWIGLWSILCCISTSVTLLTFVIDMSRFKYPERPIIFLTGCYFMVSIGYIIRLVVGHENVACDGSMIRYSTTGPASCVSTFLLIYFFGMASSIWWVILAFTWFLSAGLKWGSEAIASYSQYFHFAAWLIPSVKSIAVLAMSSVDGDPVAGICYVGNQNINNLRGFVLIPLFVYLIIGSTFLIAGFVSLFRIRNVIKHQNGGKIEKLERLMIRIGVFSLLYTIPATIVLACYFYEQYLKDDWEKSVICPCLEKSSPDFAVFMLKYFMLLVVGITSGFWIWTGKTLETWKKLCNGSLCCKNSDYAYSRPPIKYSPTSNSAVSSLHKPPVSHC; translated from the exons TTCAACCACGACTCCCAGGACGAAGCGGGTTTGGAGGTTCACCAGTTCTGGCCCCTAGTGGAGATCCAGTGCTCTCCGGATCTCAAGTTCTTCCTGTGTTCCATGTACGCCCCAATCTGTATGGAGAATTACAAGCCGCATTTACCAGCATGCAG atcagtATGTGAGCGGGCCAAGTCCGGATGTGCACCGCTGATGAGGCAATATGGCTTCGTGTGGCCTGAGCGGATGGACTGTAGTAAGCTCCCTTACTATGGAGAAAAAGGGAAGCTGTGTATGGACCGTAATATTACTGACAGCTCATCGACAGACCGGCCTCCAAGGCCGCCGCAAGGTCAGAGAACGACACACAAACCCACTGGCCCAGCAGCAACACCAAAGAAAAAACTGGACACAGATATTATCAATCCTCATACAGACCTTGATGACTGggaaaaatatatgaacaatCCGAACTTTAATGACGTCAATGGCATTTTGGACCCGTATAAGACACTTATTGAGGAGCACGCGTGCTCGTGCAAATGTAGGTTACAGCCGATAGATGAATCGAGCCCATATTACAACAAAGTAACCTCGGGAGGACTGAAAAATTGTGGTATGAATTGCACGAGTCCGTATCTTAATGAGGACGAAAAGACTTTCGCCGCTTTCTGGATTGGATTATGGTCCATTTTGTGTTGTATTTCAACATCAGTTACATTGCTAACATTTGTTATTGACATGTCAAGATTTAAATATCCAGAACGACCAATCATATTTCTCACCGGATGTTACTTTATGGTTTCTATTGGTTACATTATTAGACTGGTTGTCGGACACGAGAACGTCGCGTGCGACGGAAGTATGATACGATATTCAACAACGGGACCAGCGTCTTGCGTATCCACGTTTTTACTGATATATTTCTTCGGAATGGCGTCTTCAATTTGGTGGGTTATCCTGGCGTTCACATGGTTCCTTAGCGCCGGACTGAAATGGGGCTCGGAGGCCATTGCAAGCTattcacaatattttcatttcgcAGCATGGCTGATTCCCAGCGTGAAGAGCATCGCAGTTCTTGCTATGTCAAGCGTTGACGGGGACCCAGTGGCGGGAATCTGTTATGTAGGGAACCAGAATATAAATAACCTCAGAGGATTTGTGTTAATTCCCTTGTTTGTTTACCTTATAATTGGATCCACGTTCCTTATCGCTGGATTTGTGTCCTTGTTCAGAATCAGAAATGTGATTAAAcatcaaaatggtggaaaaattgaaaaacttgAGCGCCTCATGATCAGAATAGGtgtgttttctttattatatacaatTCCTGCCACAATTGTGTTAGCGTGTTACTTTTATGAACAGTATTTAAAAGACGATTGGGAGAAGTCAGTTATCTGCCCTTGTTTAGAAAAATCATCACCTGACTTTGCAGTGTTTATGCTGAAATACTTTATGTTACTCGTAGTGGGGATCACCAGTGGATTCTGGATATGGACAGGGAAAACTTTGGAAACGTGGAAAAAACTTTGTAACGGAAGTTTGTGCTGTAAAAATTCGGACTATGCCTACTCAAGGCCGCCAATAAAATACTCGCCGACAAGTAACTCGGCAGTGTCCAGCTTACACAAGCCTCCTGTTAGTCATTGTTAA